A window from Erythrobacter sp. YJ-T3-07 encodes these proteins:
- a CDS encoding TonB-dependent siderophore receptor codes for MRTFLFLGGSILGLTAPAYAQDASDAQAGADEMVLASDAFEIDQDAITITVTGNPSEVEDTGQPVTVIGAEEIAQIQGPDLTRVLRRVPGVTINRTGGLGATTGLSVRGASNDQLLVLIDGVRVADTASPAGAFDFGTLTSSNLAKVELLRGANSVIWGADALAGVLVASTVERSGLGGSVEAGSRSTVASSIEGGLASDIGFIGGSASYLTTDGFSAAANGTEPDGFRQFAVNGRARAYISRTFELIGSLRYAEGTLDIDGFPAPSFTLGDTDEIQETSQLSGNVGAIYDGGALFLRGGYSFSDTARDNLPAPGQAATFESDGHSDRLELRGEWRPIGPLIVNFGAENLWSDYETTSFGATSSADTSIFGAYVQAGIEFGGLAGHVGVRQDEHEDFGGATSFGGDLTFEIVPNLRLRASVGEGFKAPSLYQLYSDYGNAILQPEESTSYDLGIAYGTRTSPFYASVTAFQRDSENLIAFVGCPVQTGICDNRPFGTYDNVSQARARGVEVEAGATPVSGLTLRAAYAYTEAEDRSTGTANFGNELARRPSNAATLSFDWAPLPDRVGVPVIGGDLRIVGEAFDNAANTVLLDGYTVFDLRVSMPLGKIAGERPVEIFARAENLFDEEYQTAAGYAQAPRGVFAGLRVGL; via the coding sequence ATGCGTACATTTCTGTTTCTTGGTGGCTCGATCCTGGGTCTGACCGCGCCTGCCTATGCGCAGGATGCGTCGGATGCACAGGCGGGTGCCGATGAGATGGTTCTGGCCTCCGACGCGTTCGAGATCGACCAGGACGCGATCACCATCACCGTCACCGGCAATCCCAGCGAGGTCGAGGATACCGGCCAGCCCGTAACCGTGATCGGCGCGGAGGAAATCGCGCAGATCCAGGGCCCCGATCTCACCCGCGTGCTGCGCCGCGTGCCCGGCGTCACCATCAACCGCACCGGCGGGCTGGGCGCGACCACCGGCCTTTCGGTGCGCGGTGCCTCGAACGACCAGCTGCTGGTGCTGATCGACGGGGTGCGCGTGGCCGACACCGCGTCGCCCGCAGGCGCGTTCGATTTCGGCACGCTGACCAGTTCGAACCTCGCCAAGGTCGAGCTGCTGCGCGGCGCGAACAGCGTGATCTGGGGGGCAGATGCGCTCGCCGGGGTACTCGTCGCCTCCACCGTGGAGCGCAGCGGGCTGGGTGGCTCGGTCGAGGCAGGCTCACGCAGCACGGTGGCCTCCAGCATCGAAGGCGGGCTGGCGAGCGATATCGGCTTCATCGGAGGTTCGGCGAGCTATCTGACGACCGACGGCTTCTCCGCCGCAGCCAACGGGACCGAGCCCGACGGTTTCCGCCAGTTCGCGGTCAATGGCCGCGCGCGTGCCTATATCAGCCGCACGTTCGAGCTGATCGGCAGCCTCCGCTATGCCGAAGGCACGCTGGACATCGACGGCTTCCCCGCGCCGTCCTTCACCCTTGGCGATACCGACGAAATTCAGGAAACCAGCCAGCTGTCCGGCAATGTCGGCGCGATCTACGATGGCGGCGCGCTGTTCCTGCGCGGTGGCTACAGCTTCTCCGACACCGCGCGCGACAACCTGCCCGCGCCGGGTCAGGCGGCGACGTTCGAGAGCGACGGCCATTCCGACCGGCTGGAACTGCGCGGCGAATGGCGCCCGATCGGGCCGCTGATCGTCAATTTCGGCGCGGAGAACCTGTGGTCTGATTACGAAACCACGTCCTTCGGGGCGACCAGCAGCGCGGACACCAGCATCTTCGGCGCCTATGTTCAGGCGGGCATCGAGTTCGGCGGCCTCGCCGGCCATGTCGGTGTGCGGCAGGACGAGCATGAGGATTTCGGCGGGGCGACCAGCTTCGGCGGCGACCTGACCTTCGAAATCGTCCCCAACCTGCGCCTGCGCGCCAGCGTGGGCGAGGGCTTCAAGGCGCCTTCGCTCTACCAGCTCTATTCGGATTACGGGAACGCAATTCTGCAGCCCGAAGAGAGCACCAGCTACGATCTGGGCATCGCCTATGGCACCCGGACCTCGCCCTTCTATGCGAGCGTGACGGCGTTTCAGCGCGACAGCGAGAACCTGATCGCCTTCGTCGGCTGCCCGGTGCAGACCGGGATCTGCGACAATCGCCCCTTCGGCACCTATGACAACGTCTCGCAGGCGCGCGCGCGCGGGGTCGAGGTCGAAGCGGGGGCAACGCCGGTCAGCGGCCTCACGCTGCGCGCAGCCTATGCCTATACAGAGGCCGAGGATCGCAGCACCGGCACGGCCAATTTCGGCAATGAACTCGCCCGCCGCCCCAGCAATGCCGCCACCTTGTCGTTCGACTGGGCACCGCTGCCCGATCGGGTCGGCGTGCCGGTGATCGGCGGCGATCTGCGGATCGTTGGCGAGGCGTTCGACAATGCGGCCAACACCGTGCTTCTCGACGGTTATACCGTGTTCGACCTGCGCGTCTCGATGCCGCTGGGCAAGATCGCGGGCGAGCGTCCGGTCGAGATTTTCGCCCGGGCGGAAAACCTGTTCGACGAGGAATACCAGACCGCAGCCGGCTATGCGCAGGCGCCACGCGGGGTCTTCGCCGGGCTGCGCGTGGGTCTGTGA